One genomic window of Halococcus agarilyticus includes the following:
- a CDS encoding ABC transporter permease has protein sequence MSVVGLLVETWSYLLANADAFVELLREHLVLVFVSELLAIAVAVPLGVLATRNDRIRTVVGGAGNVAQTVPTLAVIALVFPILGLGFLPSVVGLFVYALLPILTNTIAGIESVDESTVNAARGMGMSDWKILRNVRLPLALPVIFAGIRTSVVLNVGTAYLAYFIGGGGLGVWVVSGIKLFNTPRLLAGAIPGALLAVALDGALALLERRLGSSATSDQVAAAG, from the coding sequence ATGAGCGTCGTCGGGCTGCTCGTCGAGACGTGGTCGTACCTGCTGGCGAACGCGGATGCGTTCGTCGAACTCCTCCGCGAGCACCTCGTGTTGGTGTTCGTCTCCGAGCTACTCGCGATCGCGGTCGCCGTCCCGCTGGGCGTGCTCGCGACCCGGAACGACCGGATACGGACGGTCGTGGGCGGAGCCGGCAACGTCGCCCAGACCGTGCCGACGCTCGCGGTCATCGCGCTGGTCTTCCCGATCCTCGGGCTCGGCTTTCTTCCCTCCGTCGTCGGGCTGTTCGTCTACGCACTCCTGCCGATCCTGACCAACACCATCGCGGGGATCGAAAGCGTCGACGAGAGCACCGTGAACGCCGCCCGCGGGATGGGGATGAGCGACTGGAAGATCCTCCGAAACGTCCGACTGCCGCTCGCGCTCCCCGTGATCTTCGCGGGCATCCGGACGAGCGTGGTGCTCAACGTCGGAACCGCCTATCTCGCGTACTTCATCGGTGGCGGCGGGCTCGGCGTCTGGGTCGTCAGCGGGATCAAACTGTTCAACACCCCACGATTGCTCGCCGGGGCGATCCCCGGCGCGCTGCTCGCAGTCGCTCTCGACGGCGCGCTCGCGCTCCTCGAACGGCGACTCGGCTCCAGCGCGACGTCGGACCAGGTCGCCGCCGCGGGTTGA